In one Neobacillus sp. CF12 genomic region, the following are encoded:
- a CDS encoding YjiH family protein, whose protein sequence is MGAPNLKIKVEPNAKQIYSTRNILKFLIYSLIGSFMFFIPITLNNVSSIPIDHMVTWIKQSFPSFVSVYAFIVILLGAVYPFISKTWKRDKVTMVFSILKILGFLVAILLFFKVGPAWLMAPNMGPFLFEKLVVSVGLVVPIGSLFLGLLIGYGLLEFIGVLMQPIMRPIWKTPGRSAVDLVADLVGGYSLGLLMTNRLYKEGKYTAKEAAIIATGFSTVSATFMIVVAKTLGIMHLWGLYFWVSLVITYVVTALTARLWPLNKMSEVYISDKADPEVVIKEKFLQHAWKHAMEGANNSLSLGKNLWENLRDGFIMTMGILPSILSVGLIGLVLAEYTPVFDILGYIFYPFTWALQIPEPFLAAKASAVGIAEMFLPALLVVDAPLITKFIIATVAISSILFFSASIPSILSTEIPISIPKLIIIWFERTVLTLILVTPIAFLFL, encoded by the coding sequence ATGGGTGCACCAAATCTTAAGATAAAGGTAGAACCAAATGCTAAACAAATTTATTCTACTAGAAATATTCTGAAATTTTTGATTTATAGTTTAATAGGAAGTTTTATGTTTTTTATTCCTATTACCTTAAATAATGTTTCGTCAATTCCTATTGATCATATGGTAACGTGGATTAAACAAAGTTTCCCTTCTTTTGTCTCTGTTTATGCTTTCATTGTTATTTTATTAGGGGCTGTTTATCCTTTTATTTCAAAAACATGGAAAAGGGACAAGGTCACGATGGTCTTTTCTATCTTAAAAATACTAGGATTTCTTGTTGCCATTCTACTATTTTTTAAGGTAGGACCTGCATGGTTGATGGCACCAAATATGGGCCCATTCCTTTTTGAAAAGTTAGTTGTATCTGTAGGTCTAGTTGTTCCAATAGGTTCTTTATTTTTGGGGCTCCTTATCGGGTACGGCTTACTAGAATTTATCGGGGTATTAATGCAGCCGATCATGAGACCGATATGGAAAACCCCTGGACGTTCCGCTGTAGATTTGGTAGCTGATTTAGTAGGTGGTTACTCTCTTGGATTATTAATGACCAACCGCCTTTATAAAGAAGGAAAATACACGGCAAAAGAAGCGGCCATTATCGCAACGGGGTTTTCAACCGTTTCTGCAACATTTATGATTGTGGTAGCTAAAACTCTCGGTATTATGCATCTATGGGGTTTGTATTTTTGGGTCTCATTAGTGATCACGTATGTAGTTACCGCACTTACCGCAAGACTTTGGCCACTAAATAAAATGAGTGAAGTGTATATTTCGGATAAAGCAGACCCTGAAGTAGTAATTAAGGAAAAATTTTTGCAGCATGCATGGAAACATGCGATGGAAGGAGCAAACAATTCCTTAAGCCTTGGAAAGAATTTATGGGAAAACCTACGAGATGGGTTTATTATGACCATGGGTATTCTACCGTCCATTTTATCTGTCGGACTTATTGGTTTAGTTTTGGCTGAATATACACCTGTATTTGATATACTAGGCTATATTTTTTATCCATTTACGTGGGCTTTACAAATTCCAGAACCTTTCCTTGCAGCAAAAGCTTCTGCAGTTGGAATTGCTGAGATGTTCCTGCCTGCGCTACTCGTAGTCGATGCTCCTTTAATAACAAAGTTTATCATCGCAACGGTTGCCATTTCATCCATTCTTTTCTTTTCGGCATCTATTCCTAGTATCCTTTCAACTGAAATACCAATAAGTATTCCAAAGTTAATCATAATTTGGTTTGAACGGACAGTTTTAACATTAATTTTAGTAACGCCTATTGCTTTCTTGTTCCTTTAA
- a CDS encoding APC family permease: MVSSVKRFLIGRPLKSTELGEQKLNKTKALAILSSDALSSVAYGPEQILIVLMTVGAVAFWYSVPIAIGVLILLIALILSYRQIIFAYPHGGGAYVVSKENLGINYGLISGGSLLVDYILTVAVSVSAGTDAITSAFPALHDHNVGIAIVFVLFITVLNLRGVTESASILAYPVYLFVLALFILIGVGIFNILTGQVPAELHTPVGTPIAGISLFLLLRAFASGSSALTGVEAISNAIPNFKDPAPNNAAKTLAAMGGLLAILFSGIVVLAYYYGITPNEKVTVVSQIAEQTFGRNFMYFFIQGTTALILILAANTGYTAFPLLAVNLANDKFIPRMFKIRGDRLGYSNGIIVLGLASILLIIFFKGQTEHLIPLYAVGVFIPFTLSQTGMMLKWLREKPQGWTSKFIINTLGAIICFIVTIMFFLTKFAQVWPVLVFLPVIVFIFYRIRKHYEAVGDQLRLNCDQPAVPIEGNVIIVPVAGITQVVENTVNYAKSLGADQILAVYVSFERDDEKKFEEKWNQWQPDIRLVTLHSHYRSIIQPLTKFVDTVQHKASEANYRVTVVIPQFIPKKGWHNILHNQSSLLIKAYLLYKRNVIITTVPFHLKK, translated from the coding sequence ATGGTTTCTTCAGTCAAAAGATTTTTAATTGGCAGACCTTTAAAGTCAACAGAATTAGGCGAACAAAAGCTAAATAAAACGAAAGCATTGGCAATCCTTTCTTCAGATGCATTATCATCCGTGGCATATGGTCCGGAACAAATATTAATTGTTTTAATGACAGTAGGAGCGGTCGCCTTTTGGTATTCTGTTCCGATTGCAATAGGAGTTTTAATCTTATTAATTGCGTTAATTCTATCCTATCGACAAATTATTTTTGCTTATCCACACGGTGGAGGGGCTTATGTAGTATCAAAGGAAAATTTGGGTATAAATTATGGACTAATTTCAGGCGGTTCCTTGCTCGTTGACTATATTTTAACGGTAGCAGTGAGTGTCTCAGCTGGAACAGATGCCATAACATCAGCCTTTCCAGCATTACACGACCATAATGTGGGTATTGCGATTGTTTTCGTCCTTTTTATTACAGTTTTAAACTTGAGAGGTGTAACGGAGTCTGCTTCTATTTTAGCATATCCTGTCTATTTATTCGTCCTAGCCTTATTCATTTTGATTGGAGTGGGAATATTTAATATTCTAACAGGGCAGGTTCCGGCAGAATTGCATACACCTGTAGGTACTCCTATTGCTGGGATATCTCTATTTCTGCTTTTAAGGGCATTTGCTTCAGGCAGTTCAGCGCTTACCGGAGTTGAGGCGATATCAAATGCGATTCCGAACTTTAAGGACCCGGCTCCAAATAACGCTGCAAAAACACTGGCAGCAATGGGAGGATTACTGGCCATATTATTTTCGGGGATTGTAGTGTTAGCCTATTACTATGGTATTACTCCCAATGAAAAGGTTACAGTCGTTTCTCAAATTGCGGAGCAAACATTCGGACGTAATTTTATGTATTTCTTTATTCAAGGGACTACAGCGTTAATTTTAATTCTAGCTGCCAACACCGGATATACAGCTTTTCCATTGTTAGCTGTGAATCTAGCAAACGATAAATTTATACCGAGAATGTTCAAAATAAGAGGAGATCGGTTAGGTTATTCAAATGGAATTATCGTCCTAGGCTTGGCTTCAATCCTCTTAATTATTTTTTTCAAAGGCCAAACGGAACATTTAATTCCGCTTTATGCGGTTGGTGTATTTATTCCGTTTACCTTGTCTCAGACTGGGATGATGTTAAAATGGCTTCGTGAAAAGCCGCAGGGGTGGACCTCGAAGTTCATCATTAATACATTGGGGGCAATTATCTGCTTTATCGTTACCATTATGTTCTTTTTAACGAAGTTCGCTCAAGTTTGGCCTGTATTGGTGTTCTTGCCAGTAATTGTTTTCATTTTTTACCGAATTAGAAAGCATTACGAAGCAGTCGGAGATCAACTAAGATTAAATTGTGATCAACCTGCAGTCCCAATAGAAGGAAATGTGATTATTGTTCCAGTAGCAGGGATTACGCAGGTAGTTGAAAACACAGTAAACTATGCAAAGTCACTTGGAGCAGATCAAATACTTGCTGTATATGTTTCCTTTGAACGTGATGATGAGAAGAAATTCGAAGAAAAATGGAATCAGTGGCAGCCGGATATTCGACTTGTAACCCTGCATTCCCATTACAGGAGTATCATTCAGCCTTTGACTAAATTTGTTGATACAGTCCAGCATAAAGCCAGTGAAGCGAATTACCGGGTGACAGTTGTCATTCCACAATTCATACCAAAAAAAGGCTGGCACAATATCCTGCATAACCAATCAAGCTTACTAATTAAAGCATACCTGCTGTATAAAAGAAATGTAATCATTACTACAGTACCTTTTCATTTGAAAAAGTAA
- a CDS encoding undecaprenyl-diphosphatase codes for MDKKLFRALNQFTGHYRYLDIIMIMISKKLRYLFAFILLLMWFRNNFHKRIASFAGISAIITFFLTSVIKSFYFKPRPFLKKRVNLLAPVPSKKNSTFPSKHTTLSFAVAISVLFYKRTLGFILSILAFLSGFSRIWMGQHYPSDIIGSAVIGSIIATCVNFSASFWEPFITRVIHGYNRFISLK; via the coding sequence ATGGACAAAAAGTTATTTAGAGCACTAAACCAATTCACAGGGCATTATCGTTATCTTGATATAATCATGATCATGATTTCAAAGAAACTACGCTATCTTTTTGCGTTTATTTTGTTACTCATGTGGTTTCGTAATAACTTTCATAAAAGAATCGCTTCTTTTGCAGGAATTTCTGCCATTATTACATTCTTCCTCACCAGCGTAATTAAATCATTTTATTTTAAACCTCGACCATTTTTGAAGAAACGAGTGAATCTATTAGCACCGGTCCCATCAAAAAAGAATTCTACATTTCCAAGCAAACACACGACTCTTTCCTTTGCAGTAGCCATTTCAGTGCTTTTTTACAAGCGCACATTGGGTTTTATTCTGTCCATATTAGCTTTCTTATCTGGTTTTTCACGTATTTGGATGGGACAGCACTATCCATCTGATATTATAGGCAGCGCTGTAATAGGAAGTATAATTGCTACATGTGTTAACTTTTCTGCAAGCTTTTGGGAACCCTTTATTACCCGAGTTATCCATGGCTACAATCGTTTCATTTCTTTAAAATAA
- a CDS encoding alpha/beta hydrolase, protein MPMLDVNGVSLYYDVKGNGTSIVFIHPPLLTSENFRYQMDELSHDFKVISFDIRGHGRSQYSTKPVTYPLIVEDIKHLLNHLGIEKVFLCGYSTGASIALEFMLTYSDRAFGSILVSGMSEASDFYLRKRISLAVKLANPRTFSFLAYAITYGNSDTKETFEKLYKEAVKGDVRNIKQYYQYSLAYNCTNQLENIKHPILMVYGKKDKSFQRYANLLQKKLPFNELRFLSKKHQIPTKAAQELNQLIIDFVQLHN, encoded by the coding sequence ATGCCAATGCTGGATGTGAACGGTGTCAGCCTGTATTATGATGTAAAAGGAAATGGAACTTCCATCGTTTTTATCCATCCTCCTTTACTAACGAGTGAGAATTTTAGATACCAAATGGATGAACTATCTCATGATTTTAAAGTGATTTCTTTTGATATAAGAGGGCATGGAAGAAGCCAGTATTCAACTAAACCAGTTACGTATCCATTAATTGTGGAAGATATTAAACACTTATTAAATCATTTAGGCATCGAAAAAGTATTCCTATGCGGGTATTCGACAGGAGCTTCTATTGCCTTAGAATTTATGCTGACTTATTCCGACAGAGCCTTTGGAAGTATTTTAGTAAGCGGAATGTCGGAGGCGAGTGATTTTTATCTGAGAAAAAGAATTTCTTTAGCAGTTAAACTTGCTAACCCTCGAACATTTTCGTTTCTAGCTTATGCCATTACATATGGAAATTCAGATACAAAAGAGACATTTGAAAAATTGTACAAAGAAGCAGTGAAAGGCGACGTTAGAAATATTAAACAATATTACCAATATAGTTTGGCGTATAATTGTACCAATCAGCTTGAAAATATTAAGCATCCCATATTAATGGTCTACGGTAAGAAGGACAAATCATTTCAAAGATATGCTAATCTTTTGCAAAAAAAATTACCATTTAATGAATTAAGGTTTCTTTCGAAAAAACATCAGATCCCTACAAAAGCAGCACAAGAATTAAATCAATTGATAATTGATTTTGTCCAGTTACATAACTAG
- a CDS encoding glutaredoxin family protein: MAEKIIVYTTNDCIECTMVKKVLTEEGIPFEVRDISTNADYQKEVEKYGFLGVPVTVLGNKAVKGFTNELKEIMEIAKKS; this comes from the coding sequence ATGGCTGAAAAGATCATCGTATATACCACAAACGACTGTATTGAATGCACCATGGTAAAAAAAGTCCTTACCGAAGAAGGCATCCCTTTTGAGGTAAGAGATATATCAACAAATGCTGACTATCAAAAAGAAGTCGAGAAGTATGGCTTTTTAGGTGTCCCAGTAACTGTATTAGGAAATAAAGCAGTAAAAGGTTTTACAAATGAATTAAAAGAAATAATGGAAATAGCAAAAAAGAGCTAA
- a CDS encoding agmatinase family protein yields MKNFLYPKINPSSFMWVRPEHGVVSKVHEWIQPLSDMSDLERAKNAEVVILGVPLSRSSISASGASEFPEAFRRSWRGFATYNLDEDVDLAEMTVLDVGDVPMHVTDIGKCHENIIEASAAIHAHFLNSKVCAIGGDHSITAMMVKGMHQAKPAETIGILQFDTHFDLRDMSENGPSNGTPMRNLIESGVVEGSNMYNIGLHGFFNTKDLKQYADEKRVNYFTLRSARKKGIEETVLHCLDKLSSKVDTIYLTVDMDVLDIAYAPGVPASTPGGMTTAELLEGVLTAGKHPKVKAMDIVCLDPLKDTAVQPTVKLGTHIFLTFLTGVMLRQNASI; encoded by the coding sequence TTGAAGAACTTTCTCTATCCAAAAATTAATCCTTCAAGTTTTATGTGGGTAAGGCCAGAGCATGGGGTAGTGAGTAAGGTTCATGAATGGATCCAGCCACTTTCTGATATGTCTGATTTAGAACGAGCTAAGAACGCCGAGGTGGTAATCCTCGGTGTTCCCTTATCTCGTTCATCGATTAGCGCATCAGGAGCATCTGAATTCCCGGAAGCCTTCAGGCGGTCATGGAGGGGTTTTGCTACTTATAATCTCGATGAAGATGTAGATTTGGCAGAAATGACGGTACTTGATGTCGGAGATGTTCCAATGCACGTTACAGATATTGGTAAGTGTCATGAAAATATTATTGAAGCCTCGGCGGCTATTCATGCTCATTTCCTTAATTCTAAGGTTTGTGCGATTGGCGGAGATCACTCAATCACAGCGATGATGGTTAAAGGAATGCACCAGGCAAAGCCTGCTGAAACAATCGGTATCCTGCAATTTGATACTCATTTTGATTTGAGAGACATGTCGGAAAATGGTCCTTCAAACGGTACACCTATGCGTAATTTAATCGAGAGCGGTGTGGTGGAAGGCAGCAATATGTACAATATTGGTCTGCATGGTTTTTTTAATACAAAGGATTTGAAGCAGTATGCAGATGAAAAAAGAGTTAACTATTTCACACTTCGTTCAGCACGTAAAAAGGGGATAGAAGAAACCGTTCTGCATTGTTTAGATAAATTATCTTCAAAGGTAGATACCATCTATTTGACAGTAGATATGGATGTTTTAGATATTGCCTATGCTCCAGGGGTACCGGCCTCAACGCCGGGGGGCATGACAACCGCCGAACTGCTAGAAGGGGTACTAACAGCAGGGAAGCATCCAAAAGTCAAAGCCATGGACATCGTCTGCCTGGATCCACTGAAAGACACAGCCGTCCAACCAACAGTCAAACTAGGAACACATATATTCCTAACTTTCTTAACAGGAGTCATGCTTCGACAGAATGCTAGCATATAG
- the hutI gene encoding imidazolonepropionase — MSKPIFIRNASQLVTLKGSSDAPLVKEAMSELGLIENGSVWIENGVIQAVGTDEEIFGKFESRLGEAEVVDASGKLVTPGLVDPHTHLVFAGSRENEFNMRLQGATYMEIMNSGGGIHATTRRTKGASHEELFEEGFERLNQFLRHGVTTVEAKSGYGMEWETERKQLEVAKKLNEEHVIDVVSTFMGAHAIPKEYKESPDEFVELLIREMIPKVAELELAEFNDVFCEHGVFTPEQSKRILEAGRQHGLIPKIHADEIEPYEGAELAAEVGAISADHLLRASEKGMKAMADKGVVGVLLPGTAYFLMAESANGRKMIDLGVPVALSTDCNPGSSPTVSLPFIMNLGCLKMGMTPAEVITAATINAAHAINRGREIGSLEVGKKADITIFNVDNYMKLQYSYGVNHTHTVVKSGKVVVRGGQLLEELSLSKN, encoded by the coding sequence ATGAGTAAGCCTATTTTTATAAGAAATGCTTCTCAACTCGTGACATTAAAGGGGAGTTCTGATGCTCCGCTTGTGAAAGAAGCGATGTCTGAGTTAGGTCTAATTGAAAATGGAAGTGTTTGGATTGAAAACGGTGTTATACAGGCTGTAGGTACAGATGAGGAGATTTTTGGGAAATTCGAAAGTCGTCTGGGTGAGGCAGAGGTGGTGGATGCAAGTGGAAAGCTTGTAACTCCAGGACTTGTAGACCCACATACACATCTTGTTTTTGCTGGCAGCAGGGAAAATGAGTTTAATATGCGGCTTCAGGGTGCCACTTACATGGAAATTATGAATAGCGGCGGTGGAATTCACGCAACAACAAGAAGGACCAAGGGTGCTTCACATGAAGAGCTATTTGAAGAAGGTTTCGAACGTTTAAATCAATTCCTGCGCCACGGCGTGACAACGGTTGAAGCGAAAAGCGGATACGGAATGGAGTGGGAAACGGAACGTAAACAGCTCGAAGTTGCGAAAAAGCTTAATGAAGAACATGTCATCGATGTCGTTTCAACCTTTATGGGTGCACATGCAATACCAAAAGAGTATAAAGAGAGTCCTGATGAATTTGTGGAGCTGCTCATTCGTGAGATGATCCCAAAAGTAGCGGAGCTTGAATTGGCCGAATTCAATGACGTATTTTGTGAACATGGTGTTTTTACCCCAGAGCAATCAAAGCGGATTCTGGAGGCGGGGAGACAGCATGGTCTGATACCGAAAATCCATGCCGATGAAATTGAACCCTATGAAGGGGCTGAACTTGCTGCTGAAGTAGGGGCAATCTCTGCAGATCATTTATTAAGGGCTTCTGAAAAAGGGATGAAGGCAATGGCTGATAAAGGTGTGGTTGGTGTGTTATTACCGGGTACAGCCTACTTTTTAATGGCCGAGTCGGCAAACGGTCGTAAAATGATTGACCTTGGGGTACCTGTTGCATTATCGACCGATTGTAATCCTGGTTCCTCACCAACGGTGTCTTTGCCATTTATTATGAATCTTGGCTGTTTGAAAATGGGGATGACACCTGCGGAAGTGATCACGGCCGCAACGATAAATGCCGCACATGCGATTAATCGCGGTCGAGAAATTGGCAGTTTAGAAGTTGGAAAAAAGGCTGACATTACGATTTTTAATGTGGACAATTATATGAAACTTCAATACTCCTATGGGGTGAACCATACGCATACCGTGGTGAAGTCTGGAAAGGTAGTTGTCAGGGGAGGTCAATTACTTGAAGAACTTTCTCTATCCAAAAATTAA
- a CDS encoding bacitracin ABC transporter ATP-binding protein — protein sequence MSKKKKPLLTDEFLDELANEINELYGKPEEKNDEKTNDKKEE from the coding sequence ATGTCTAAAAAGAAAAAGCCTTTATTAACTGATGAATTTTTAGATGAACTGGCCAACGAAATCAATGAATTATACGGTAAACCCGAAGAAAAAAATGATGAAAAAACGAATGATAAAAAAGAGGAGTGA
- a CDS encoding histidinol-phosphatase: MKFDLHTHHDRCGHARGGIRDYIEAGIENGLNIIGISDHTPYFSSEEDHPFPHITMATSQFPDYVAEVLKLKDEYTGKIEVLLGIEADFFPEYVDNYRQYFDRYPFDYIIGSIHHVDGVSIFKKDRWEGLSSKEQVRTKETYYSLIEQSARSGMYQILGHIDAMKGYYPDFSKIQTAAVEHTLKVIAECDVAIEINTSGKTKYVGGWYPADEILEMALHHGVKVTFGSDAHDPHRVGDEFEQVRTRLKEIGFKEWVYFKGRKRYAVNV, encoded by the coding sequence ATGAAATTTGATTTACATACACACCATGACCGGTGTGGGCACGCTAGGGGAGGTATTCGAGATTATATTGAGGCAGGTATAGAAAATGGCTTAAATATCATTGGGATATCTGACCATACTCCATACTTCTCGAGTGAAGAGGATCATCCCTTTCCACATATAACCATGGCAACAAGTCAATTTCCTGATTACGTAGCTGAAGTCCTGAAGTTAAAAGATGAGTATACTGGAAAAATTGAGGTGCTTTTAGGAATTGAGGCCGATTTTTTCCCTGAATATGTAGACAACTATCGTCAGTATTTTGACCGTTATCCATTTGATTATATTATCGGATCCATTCACCATGTTGATGGAGTAAGCATTTTTAAAAAAGACCGCTGGGAAGGTTTGAGTTCCAAAGAACAAGTACGAACGAAAGAAACGTATTATTCTTTAATTGAACAATCTGCCCGCAGCGGCATGTATCAAATTCTAGGTCATATTGATGCCATGAAGGGCTACTATCCTGACTTTTCGAAGATCCAAACTGCTGCAGTCGAACATACTTTAAAGGTGATAGCAGAGTGTGATGTAGCTATCGAAATCAACACCTCTGGAAAAACCAAATATGTGGGTGGCTGGTATCCTGCCGATGAGATTTTAGAAATGGCACTCCATCACGGAGTAAAAGTTACCTTTGGGTCCGATGCCCATGACCCACACCGAGTAGGAGACGAATTCGAACAAGTTCGAACCCGCCTCAAAGAAATAGGCTTCAAAGAATGGGTCTACTTTAAAGGACGAAAGAGATATGCAGTCAATGTATAA
- a CDS encoding YheC/YheD family protein, whose amino-acid sequence MDNIILLSRHTSNSGILTLHPKLAESMGITQITARKIRFGAKTYQSIVDISDDLPLNGASLSGDILDMLNIPQHCSLEIKQNGNEIQMGPFIGLLAGYYQSSIKKYLDHLRDYVLLYHEIKGAILVFSLDHVDKTNQTVKGFLYNPLTKQWEEGIYPYPSSIFVMTSSVSSAWIQHFKSVIGDTVFNDFFHTRWSIHKKLSSSVGVKCYLPDTNLYGSPQDLYYFLKKFPNLIVKPLNSANRSTIRVFLKDSNSLVITNLRTLETKSFKFNNREQAYSIFKKYFKDGEYLIQESIDVTGYRTITIRIITVKDHSGQWKAMGLFTRGDQSEENEGKLMPLVKFQKEMVADFLQQSDLYASLTYQELIHITIDTVKEIESMGVHFANAAVDIIVGELGDIWISEIDHFNPSHEIALVAGYPELYYEILKTNMLYAKRLAGF is encoded by the coding sequence ATGGATAATATTATTCTGCTATCGAGACACACCTCTAACAGTGGAATACTAACGCTTCACCCCAAATTAGCAGAATCAATGGGAATAACTCAAATTACTGCTAGAAAAATCAGATTTGGAGCTAAAACATATCAATCTATTGTGGACATTTCTGATGACCTGCCTTTGAATGGGGCAAGCCTATCTGGGGATATTTTGGACATGCTGAATATACCTCAGCATTGCAGCCTGGAAATCAAGCAGAATGGCAACGAAATACAAATGGGACCCTTTATTGGTTTACTAGCTGGCTATTATCAAAGCTCGATCAAGAAATATCTTGATCATTTACGCGATTATGTCTTGCTTTATCATGAGATTAAGGGTGCAATTCTAGTCTTTTCTCTTGACCATGTTGATAAAACAAATCAAACAGTAAAAGGATTTTTATATAATCCTCTAACAAAACAATGGGAAGAAGGAATCTACCCCTATCCTTCCTCTATTTTTGTGATGACATCTTCTGTAAGTTCTGCATGGATTCAACATTTTAAATCCGTGATCGGCGATACAGTTTTTAATGATTTCTTTCACACTAGGTGGAGTATTCACAAGAAATTATCTAGCTCAGTCGGTGTAAAATGTTATCTGCCCGATACAAATCTTTATGGTTCTCCTCAAGATCTGTACTATTTTTTAAAGAAATTCCCTAATTTAATCGTCAAACCACTAAACAGCGCTAATCGGTCTACAATTAGAGTATTTTTAAAAGACTCGAATTCACTCGTTATTACTAATCTTAGAACGCTAGAAACGAAGAGTTTCAAGTTCAATAATCGCGAACAAGCCTATTCTATCTTTAAAAAATATTTTAAAGATGGAGAATACTTGATTCAGGAATCGATCGATGTAACTGGATATCGAACGATCACCATTCGAATCATTACCGTTAAAGATCATTCAGGTCAGTGGAAAGCAATGGGTTTGTTTACGCGAGGCGATCAGTCTGAAGAGAATGAAGGTAAATTAATGCCATTGGTTAAATTTCAAAAAGAGATGGTTGCAGATTTCTTACAGCAAAGTGATTTGTATGCCTCCCTTACCTATCAGGAATTAATCCATATTACTATTGACACAGTCAAAGAAATTGAAAGTATGGGGGTCCATTTTGCAAATGCAGCTGTGGATATTATAGTCGGAGAATTAGGGGATATCTGGATTTCTGAAATTGATCACTTTAATCCATCACACGAGATCGCATTAGTCGCGGGCTACCCGGAACTTTACTATGAAATCTTAAAAACCAATATGCTTTATGCAAAAAGGCTGGCAGGTTTTTAA